From Salinibacterium sp. ZJ450, one genomic window encodes:
- a CDS encoding aspartate aminotransferase family protein, producing MTTEQLVETTDHSALQQKAKDHLWMHFTRQSVIEEGHPVPVITRGEGHKIWDSTGKEYFDGLSGLFVVNVGHGRRRLAEVAAKQAEQLAYFPLWSYAHPSAIELADRLAGYAPGDLNRVFFSTGGGEAVETAFKLAKHYWKLMGRPTKHKVISRAVAYHGTPQGALAITGIPAMKEMFEPITPGGFRVPNTNYYRAHEMGFEGTEEAFGLWAANRIEEMILFEGPETVAAIFLEPVQNSGGCFPPPPGYFKRVREICDQYDVLLVSDEVITAFGRIGNFFACDTYGFVPDMITCAKGMSSGYSPIGATIISDRIYEPFKHGQTTFYHGYTFGGHPVSAAVALENLNIFEEEKLNERVRENSPIFRSTLEKLLDLPIVGDVRGDGYFFGIELVKDKATKETFSDLESEHLLRGYLSRALFDAGLYCRADDRGDPVVQLAPPLTTGPEEFDEIERILRSVLTGALEHL from the coding sequence ATGACCACAGAGCAGCTCGTCGAAACCACCGACCACAGCGCGCTTCAGCAGAAGGCCAAAGACCACCTGTGGATGCACTTCACCCGCCAGTCGGTGATCGAAGAGGGCCATCCGGTGCCCGTGATCACCCGCGGTGAGGGCCACAAGATCTGGGACAGCACCGGCAAGGAATACTTCGACGGCCTGAGTGGCCTGTTCGTGGTGAACGTCGGGCACGGCCGCAGGCGCCTCGCCGAAGTTGCGGCCAAGCAGGCCGAGCAGCTGGCGTACTTCCCGCTCTGGTCCTACGCGCATCCCTCCGCCATCGAACTCGCCGACCGGCTCGCCGGCTACGCCCCGGGCGACCTGAATCGGGTGTTTTTCTCCACCGGCGGCGGTGAGGCGGTCGAGACCGCGTTCAAGCTGGCGAAGCACTACTGGAAGCTGATGGGACGCCCCACCAAGCACAAGGTGATCTCGCGCGCCGTCGCCTATCACGGCACCCCGCAGGGTGCCTTGGCGATCACCGGCATCCCGGCGATGAAGGAGATGTTCGAGCCCATTACGCCCGGCGGGTTCCGGGTGCCGAACACCAACTACTACCGGGCCCACGAGATGGGCTTCGAGGGCACCGAGGAGGCGTTCGGGCTGTGGGCGGCGAACCGCATCGAGGAGATGATCCTGTTCGAAGGCCCAGAGACGGTGGCCGCGATCTTCCTCGAGCCGGTTCAGAACAGCGGCGGATGCTTCCCACCGCCGCCCGGCTACTTCAAGCGGGTGCGTGAGATCTGTGACCAGTACGACGTGCTGCTCGTCTCTGACGAGGTGATCACCGCGTTCGGACGCATCGGCAACTTCTTCGCCTGCGACACCTACGGTTTCGTGCCAGACATGATCACCTGCGCGAAGGGCATGTCGAGCGGGTACTCCCCCATCGGCGCGACAATCATCTCCGATCGCATCTATGAGCCGTTCAAGCACGGTCAGACCACGTTCTACCACGGTTACACGTTTGGCGGGCATCCGGTGTCTGCGGCGGTCGCGCTGGAGAACCTCAACATTTTCGAAGAGGAAAAGCTGAACGAACGCGTGCGTGAGAACTCGCCGATCTTCCGGTCGACGCTCGAGAAGCTGCTGGATCTGCCCATCGTCGGCGATGTGCGCGGAGACGGCTACTTCTTCGGCATCGAACTGGTGAAGGACAAGGCCACCAAGGAGACCTTCAGCGACCTTGAGTCCGAGCACCTGCTGCGCGGATACCTGTCTCGTGCGCTGTTCGACGCGGGACTGTACTGCCGGGCCGACGACCGCGGCGACCCCGTGGTGCAGTTGGCACCGCCGCTCACCACCGGGCCGGAGGAGTTCGACGAGATCGAGCGCATCCTGCGGTCGGTGCTGACCGGCGCGCTGGAGCACCTGTAG
- a CDS encoding Lrp/AsnC family transcriptional regulator yields MVAKKPNQLDDVSKAIIEQLQEDGRRSYAEIGKAVGLSEAAVRQRVQKLTESGVMQVVAVTDPMQLGFYRQAMVGIRATGDTTVLADILGKMPAVDYVVLTAGSFDLLIEVVCENDDDLIDLLNTQIRTLDGVLSTETFVYLRLHKQLYNWGTR; encoded by the coding sequence ATGGTGGCCAAGAAACCCAACCAGCTGGATGACGTCTCCAAGGCGATCATCGAACAGTTGCAGGAAGACGGACGGCGCTCGTATGCCGAGATCGGCAAGGCCGTCGGCCTGAGCGAGGCCGCGGTGCGCCAGCGCGTGCAGAAGCTCACCGAGTCCGGGGTGATGCAGGTGGTTGCGGTCACCGATCCGATGCAACTGGGTTTCTACCGTCAAGCCATGGTCGGCATCCGCGCCACCGGCGACACCACCGTGCTCGCCGACATCCTGGGCAAAATGCCGGCCGTGGACTATGTCGTGCTCACCGCTGGCAGTTTCGACCTGCTCATCGAGGTCGTCTGCGAGAACGACGACGACCTCATCGACCTGCTCAACACGCAGATTCGAACCCTCGACGGCGTGCTCTCCACCGAGACGTTCGTCTACCTCCGGCTCCACAAACAGCTCTACAACTGGGGAACACGATAA
- a CDS encoding FHA domain-containing protein, producing MKKVIHKRIRTLATRWPLKTMVATGLAVGRLVASGVGSKVVDPDIDDTIIGQPAGRARRGASWGDDPQAAALADTVLIADTVVRSNVPAGERQPATTEPPSGPPATRPRYRFRIVGDPTEYDLSVPAFIGRRPSTPRIYDAAPPQLITVPSPSKQVSSTHIQLRVDGRSIVVTDLRSTNGTIVTVPGSHPRKLRQGESMVLTSGAVVNIGDGNSIEVLA from the coding sequence GTGAAGAAGGTCATTCACAAGCGAATCCGAACCTTAGCGACCCGTTGGCCACTGAAAACGATGGTTGCCACGGGACTGGCGGTGGGTCGTCTGGTGGCTAGCGGTGTAGGTTCGAAGGTTGTGGACCCCGACATCGACGACACCATCATCGGGCAGCCTGCCGGCCGAGCCCGGCGCGGCGCCAGTTGGGGCGACGATCCGCAGGCCGCCGCGCTCGCCGATACCGTGCTGATCGCCGACACGGTGGTGCGTTCGAACGTCCCAGCCGGTGAGCGGCAACCCGCGACGACCGAGCCGCCAAGCGGCCCCCCGGCGACCAGGCCGCGCTACCGGTTCCGTATTGTGGGCGATCCGACGGAGTACGATCTCAGCGTTCCCGCGTTCATCGGACGCCGACCGAGCACGCCCCGCATCTACGACGCCGCGCCCCCGCAACTGATCACCGTCCCGTCCCCGTCGAAGCAGGTATCGAGCACGCATATTCAGCTGCGCGTGGACGGCAGGTCCATCGTCGTCACCGATTTACGCTCGACAAACGGCACGATTGTCACGGTGCCGGGATCGCACCCGCGTAAACTGCGTCAGGGTGAGTCAATGGTGCTCACCTCCGGCGCCGTGGTGAACATCGGTGATGGCAACAGTATTGAGGTCCTCGCATGA
- a CDS encoding PP2C family serine/threonine-protein phosphatase, with protein MTQIGHDIADFALDIPGREGARIRLSWASATDIGLRRSINEDSSIAQAPIFAVADGMGGHSSGDLASDAVVSRLADVAVSHFLTPDQITEALVNATADIEKVTDTSMLGVGTTVTGAALALRGIDPCFALFNVGDSRTYLFEDGRLTQVTIDHSVVQEMVDAGILSAADAESHPDSNVITRAIGFGATPQPDFWMVPIRTGQRVLICSDGLTKEVGAEDLTGMLAAGASSLDTANSLVDAALKAGGRDNVTVVIVDVLEAPDDREFDEDIEDTAPRRN; from the coding sequence GTGACACAAATCGGCCATGACATCGCCGACTTCGCCTTGGATATTCCGGGGCGGGAGGGCGCGCGCATCCGCCTGTCCTGGGCAAGCGCGACAGACATCGGCCTGCGCCGCAGCATCAACGAAGACAGCTCGATCGCCCAGGCGCCGATCTTCGCGGTGGCTGACGGCATGGGCGGGCACTCCTCAGGGGACCTCGCGAGCGACGCCGTCGTCTCGCGTCTCGCCGACGTCGCCGTTTCGCACTTTCTCACCCCCGACCAGATCACCGAGGCCCTGGTTAACGCAACCGCAGACATCGAGAAGGTCACCGATACCAGCATGCTCGGCGTCGGAACGACGGTGACCGGGGCGGCCCTGGCCCTGCGCGGTATCGACCCATGCTTCGCCCTGTTCAACGTCGGTGACAGCCGAACCTACCTGTTCGAAGACGGCCGGCTGACGCAGGTCACGATCGACCACTCCGTGGTGCAGGAGATGGTGGATGCCGGCATTCTCAGCGCTGCCGACGCCGAGTCCCACCCCGACAGCAACGTGATCACCCGCGCCATCGGCTTCGGCGCCACGCCACAGCCGGACTTTTGGATGGTGCCGATCCGCACCGGCCAGCGCGTGCTGATCTGCTCGGACGGGCTCACCAAGGAGGTGGGCGCCGAAGATCTGACCGGGATGCTGGCCGCCGGTGCGTCATCGCTGGACACCGCCAACTCCCTGGTCGACGCGGCGTTGAAAGCCGGCGGACGCGACAACGTCACCGTGGTCATCGTCGATGTGCTCGAGGCGCCGGATGACCGCGAGTTCGACGAGGACATCGAAGACACCGCGCCGCGCCGCAACTAA
- a CDS encoding serine/threonine-protein kinase: MTRRLPSQPPVLPGFMHLHVLGSGGFADVFLYEQHMPRRQVAVKVMLSDAVNDNGRQMFQAEANLMAQLSSHPSILTVYQASVSSDGRPYLVMELCSSVLSDRYRRQPIPVPEVLRIAVKIGSALETAHRAGVLHRDVKPSNILTTAYGHPVLSDFGIAATLSQSTGEGVIGLSIPWSAPEVLLDESAGSVESEVFSLAATVYSLLAGRSPFEVPGGSNTSADLINRITRGKPQSIGRADVPASLEQALQRGMSRKPENRPSSVLELVRELQAVESELGVPQTAIEVAMDDWALATVADLEDRTRIRGVTGAVTSAKRRRRRAAVEQDYQAVGTVVRDSHGQRSTGTASAGHSRGMQVFSWVLVVSAVLVIALGATATMMLIRANSSDIPVVSNIAGEESGGVVRFSWTDPGLAATDSYDVRVGNEVSASQQSTTFTVDAQPGESVCITVTVNREGKTGPSSAQKCVEAAE; encoded by the coding sequence ATGACGCGCAGGCTGCCGTCCCAGCCTCCCGTGTTGCCGGGATTCATGCACCTGCACGTGCTCGGCTCCGGTGGGTTCGCCGATGTGTTCCTCTACGAGCAGCACATGCCGCGCCGACAGGTCGCAGTGAAGGTGATGCTGAGCGACGCCGTCAACGACAACGGGCGGCAGATGTTTCAGGCCGAAGCCAACCTGATGGCGCAACTGTCCTCGCATCCGTCGATCCTCACCGTGTACCAGGCGAGCGTCTCCTCTGACGGGCGTCCGTACCTGGTGATGGAGCTGTGCTCGTCCGTGCTGAGCGACCGGTACCGCCGTCAACCGATCCCGGTGCCGGAAGTCCTGCGCATCGCCGTCAAGATCGGCAGCGCCCTGGAAACCGCGCACCGCGCCGGCGTGCTGCACCGCGACGTCAAGCCGTCGAACATCCTCACCACCGCGTACGGGCATCCGGTGCTCTCCGACTTCGGAATCGCCGCCACCCTGTCCCAGTCGACCGGCGAGGGCGTCATCGGCCTGAGCATTCCCTGGTCGGCGCCGGAGGTGCTGCTTGACGAATCGGCGGGCAGCGTGGAGAGCGAAGTGTTCTCGCTCGCGGCGACCGTGTACTCCCTGCTGGCCGGACGCTCGCCGTTCGAGGTGCCGGGCGGGTCGAACACCTCGGCCGACCTGATCAACCGGATCACCCGCGGCAAGCCGCAGTCGATCGGACGGGCGGATGTCCCGGCCAGCCTGGAACAGGCGCTGCAGCGCGGGATGTCGCGGAAGCCCGAAAACCGCCCGTCCAGCGTGCTGGAACTGGTGCGCGAACTGCAGGCCGTCGAGTCGGAGTTGGGCGTGCCGCAGACGGCGATTGAAGTGGCGATGGACGACTGGGCGCTTGCCACCGTTGCCGACCTGGAAGACCGCACCCGCATCCGCGGCGTGACCGGCGCGGTGACCTCCGCCAAGCGCCGTCGTCGCCGGGCTGCCGTCGAGCAGGACTATCAGGCGGTGGGCACCGTGGTGCGCGACTCCCACGGGCAGCGCTCAACCGGCACCGCCTCGGCCGGACACAGCCGCGGCATGCAGGTGTTCTCCTGGGTGCTGGTGGTGAGCGCCGTGCTGGTGATCGCCCTGGGCGCGACCGCAACCATGATGCTCATCCGGGCGAACTCATCCGACATCCCCGTCGTCTCGAACATCGCGGGTGAGGAATCTGGGGGAGTGGTGCGCTTCAGCTGGACCGACCCTGGACTAGCCGCCACCGACAGCTACGACGTGCGTGTCGGTAATGAGGTCTCGGCATCCCAGCAGTCCACGACCTTCACCGTCGACGCGCAGCCCGGCGAAAGCGTCTGCATCACCGTCACCGTGAACCGGGAAGGCAAGACCGGGCCGTCGTCGGCCCAGAAGTGCGTCGAGGCGGCTGAGTGA